A DNA window from Desulfovibrio legallii contains the following coding sequences:
- a CDS encoding transporter substrate-binding domain-containing protein yields MNATFRHIAAATALACAVILGPQAAKADLLADVKAKGEIVIGTEARYAPFEYMEDGKIVGYSADLLALIMKDMPGVKVKRVDIPFQGILPGLSAKKFDYIVTSVTATKERYARYALSVPIADATVAMLVRADSPCTKPEDLLGKTVGSQTGSAQIAALRQFAEKMGGKDKIKAKEYVAFDEAYADLAAGRLDGVAQSFPNLADVIKRRPGVFKIITPPFGPKVYFSWAGRKDADSASLVAFFDEGLRKLMASGKMKELQQKWFGFSMDVPTTLPVPVQ; encoded by the coding sequence ATGAACGCGACATTTCGCCACATTGCAGCGGCAACCGCCCTGGCCTGTGCCGTCATCCTGGGTCCTCAGGCGGCCAAGGCCGACCTGCTGGCCGACGTTAAGGCCAAAGGAGAGATCGTTATCGGCACCGAGGCCCGCTACGCTCCCTTTGAGTACATGGAGGACGGCAAAATCGTCGGCTACAGCGCGGACCTGCTTGCGCTGATCATGAAAGACATGCCCGGCGTCAAGGTAAAGCGGGTGGACATCCCCTTCCAGGGCATCCTGCCCGGCCTGAGCGCCAAAAAATTCGACTATATCGTCACCTCGGTTACCGCCACCAAGGAGCGCTACGCCCGCTACGCCCTGAGCGTGCCCATTGCCGACGCCACCGTGGCCATGCTGGTGCGCGCGGACAGCCCTTGCACCAAGCCGGAAGACCTGCTCGGCAAAACCGTGGGCAGCCAGACCGGTTCGGCGCAGATCGCCGCTTTGCGGCAGTTTGCCGAAAAGATGGGCGGCAAGGACAAAATCAAGGCCAAGGAATATGTAGCCTTTGATGAAGCCTACGCCGACCTCGCCGCCGGACGGCTTGACGGCGTGGCCCAGTCCTTCCCCAACCTGGCGGACGTCATCAAGCGCCGCCCGGGCGTGTTCAAAATCATCACGCCCCCCTTCGGACCCAAGGTCTATTTCTCCTGGGCCGGGCGCAAGGATGCCGACAGTGCTTCGCTGGTGGCCTTTTTTGATGAAGGCCTGCGCAAGCTCATGGCCAGCGGCAAGATGAAAGAGCTGCAACAGAAGTGGTTCGGATTCAGCATGGACGTGCCCACCACCCTGCCGGTTCCCGTACAATAG